A single Phoenix dactylifera cultivar Barhee BC4 chromosome 1, palm_55x_up_171113_PBpolish2nd_filt_p, whole genome shotgun sequence DNA region contains:
- the LOC120103843 gene encoding pentatricopeptide repeat-containing protein At2g33680-like, translating into MAISSVLGHPTPCPPSNSPLAKAHRSTVPAKKAEFINNGRPDLEEAMISLEKHSLRGKKLEDPRAYYHSLISLCISHKSLHQGKRLRAHLARIGYKPGLFLDNQFINLYAKCGRVDMARELFDHLPERNVVSWNALISGYCLNACFFDAVALFGTMITIGPRPNHFTYLSALRASVGLRSLELARQIHSQLLKTALFRRTEVGNALINTYSEFGRPEDAEAVYESMVERDEVSWNSLVAVNVRNRRAERAMVVFVDMLKEGQTPNEFTFGSLLGSTDVAIIEELHAQVTKRGLGSNVFTGTALLDAYARCGDPRAAWLVFNSITQRNVIAWNSIIDALFGNNMVHEGLELFLQMSEQGTVPDDYTISILLKATIPHFSIFVGKQLHGLAIKMGLQTDTLIGNSLITMYAKLEGAAESWCVFKDISEPDIISWNSMIQSYVQNEKFEQALTLFTEMRYSEIEPDEFSFVSTLAACGSLAWHRNGKEVHCELLKRGLVRDAFVGSALIDMHAKSMAVHDARKVFDAIRNKDLITWNSMIAGFAQSGYLDEVMKLLSLIREENLEPDGFTFASILAACANATAIQQGRQVHTLILKSELNMDTAVANALITMYSRTGSIREAKKVFSKLDDKNIVSWTAMIGGFAQGGHSEEALAMFDQMENTGVKPNGKTFVTLLTACSYAGMSSEAAKYFKLMEAKYGIRPGFDHYACMVDILGRAGRLNEAEDLIRQMPFEPDALVWRMLLSACRIHGDLDRGQRSMERILAIEPGDSAAYVLLSNLYAALGHWDGVVEVRQLMRKHGVKKEPGKSWIELHNAIHEFMAGDRLHPQADEIYMNLRGLFKQMKDEGYAPGIECIGGVGKYKR; encoded by the coding sequence ATGGCGATCTCTTCTGTCCTCGGCCACCCAACACCATGTCCTCCCTCCAATTCGCCTCTTGCGAAGGCACACCGATCAACCGTCCCAGCAAAGAAAGCAGAATTCATCAACAATGGAAGGCCGGACCTGGAAGAAGCCATGATTTCTTTGGAAAAGCATTCACTGAGGGGAAAGAAACTCGAGGATCCTCGAGCTTACTACCATTCACTTATTTCTCTCTGCATATCCCACAAGTCCCTCCACCAAGGCAAGCGCCTGCGAGCCCACTTGGCTCGCATCGGCTACAAGCCTGGCCTCTTCTTAGATAACCAGTTCATCAACCTGTATGCAAAATGCGGGCGGGTTGATATGGCTCGGGAGCTGTTCGATCATCTGCCTGAAAGGAATGTTGTTTCTTGGAATGCTCTGATATCTGGCTATTGCTTGAATGCATGCTTCTTTGATGCTGTCGCGCTCTTTGGAACCATGATCACCATAGGCCCAAGGCCTAATCACTTTACTTATCTGAGTGCTCTGCGAGCTTCAGTTGGTTTGAGAAGTTTGGAGCTTGCGAGACAGATTCACTCTCAGCTACTAAAGACAGCTCTTTTCCGTCGAACCGAAGTCGGGAATGCATTGATCAACACATACTCAGAGTTTGGAAGACCGGAAGATGCTGAGGCAGTGTACGAGAGCATGGTCGAGCGAGACGAAGTCTCATGGAATTCCCTGGTTGCTGTGAATGTTCGAAATAGGCGTGCCGAGCGAGCAATGGTTGTGTTTGTAGACATGCTGAAGGAAGGCCAAACACCCAATGAGTTCACCTTTGGAAGCCTGCTAGGATCGACGGATGTAGCTATCATCGAGGAACTCCATGCACAGGTTACCAAGAGGGGGCTGGGGAGCAATGTTTTCACTGGGACTGCCCTCTTGGATGCCTATGCCAGATGCGGGGATCCGCGGGCAGCATGGCTGGTCTTCAATTCGATAACCCAGCGGAATGTCATTGCTTGGAACTCCATTATTGATGCATTGTTTGGAAACAACATGGTTCATGAAGGTCTTGAGCTTTTTCTGCAAATGAGTGAGCAGGGCACGGTTCCGGATGATTATACCATCTCCATCTTGTTGAAGGCAACTATACCTCATTTTTCGATCTTCGTAGGGAAGCAGCTTCATGGGCTCGCAATCAAGATGGGTTTGCAGACAGATACCTTGATCGGAAACAGCCTCATCACAATGTATGCCAAACTTGAAGGTGCTGCTGAATCCTGGTGTGTGTTCAAAGATATTTCAGAACCAGATATCATTTCTTGGAACTCCATGATTCAATCTTACGTGCAGAATGAGAAATTCGAACAAGCCCTGACGCTTTTCACAGAAATGAGGTATTCCGAGATCGAGCCGGATGAGTTCAGTTTTGTCAGTACCTTGGCTGCTTGTGGATCGCTGGCTTGGCACAGAAATGGAAAAGAAGTTCACTGTGAACTACTCAAGAGAGGCCTTGTTCGAGATGCCTTTGTAGGAAGTGCTCTTATTGATATGCATGCTAAATCTATGGCTGTACATGATGCTAGGAAGGTATTTGATGCGATCCGAAATAAAGACCTGATCACCTGGAACTCAATGATTGCAGGGTTTGCTCAGAGTGGCTATCTGGATGAAGTTATGAAACTACTCTCCCTAATAAGAGAAGAGAATTTAGAACCTGATGGTTTCACCTTTGCGAGTATTCTTGCCGCATGTGCGAATGCAACAGCAATACAACAAGGAAGACAAGTGCATACTCTAATCTTGAAATCAGAACTTAATATGGACACAGCTGTAGCCAATGCCCTGATAACCATGTACAGTAGAACAGGAAGCATAAGGGAAGCAAAAAAAGTTTTCTCAAAACTCGACGATAAGAACATAGTATCATGGACTGCAATGATTGGGGGTTTTGCGCAGGGTGGCCATTCGGAAGAGGCTCTTGCAATGTTTGACCAAATGGAGAATACTGGGGTGAAACCAAATGGCAAAACTTTTGTCACATTATTGACAGCTTGCAGCTATGCAGGGATGAGCAGCGAAGCTGCGAAGTATTTTAAGTTGATGGAGGCAAAATATGGGATCAGACCTGGTTTTGACCATTATGCTTGCATGGTGGACATCCTAGGAAGAGCAGGGAGACTAAATGAAGCAGAAGATTTAATAAGACAAATGCCTTTCGAGCCAGATGCGCTTGTGTGGAGGATGCTGCTGAGTGCTTGCAGGATACATGGTGACTTAGATAGAGGGCAAAGGTCCATGGAAAGGATACTGGCTATAGAACCTGGTGATTCTGCAGCTTATGTGTTGCTTTCGAACTTATATGCTGCCTTAGGGCACTGGGATGGTGTGGTGGAAGTCAGACAATTGATGAGAAAACATGGGGTGAAGAAGGAGCCGGGGAAGAGTTGGATTGAGCTACACAATGCGATCCACGAGTTCATGGCAGGAGATCGGTTGCATCCACAAGCAGATGAAATATACATGAATTTGAGAGGGTTGTTCAAGCAAATGAAAGACGAGGGGTATGCTCCAGGTATAGAATGTATTGGTGGCGTaggaaaatataaaaggtaA